The following coding sequences lie in one Planifilum fimeticola genomic window:
- a CDS encoding phosphatidylglycerophosphatase A family protein has protein sequence MQTEQNVATEDSIHRTTLDWLRKRGVRLEDIADLVYRLQGEFYPDLSLAECTYHVERVLQKREVQNAVLTGIQLDLLAEKKQLLDPLQHLIFQDESLYGVDEILATSILHIYGSIGMTNYGYIDRVKPGILGRLNNKEDGQIHTFLDDLVGAIAAAAAARLSHSRKRAQDRRSGKPPDDLTD, from the coding sequence GTGCAAACAGAGCAGAATGTCGCAACGGAAGATTCGATCCACCGGACCACCCTGGATTGGCTCCGCAAACGGGGAGTCCGACTGGAGGACATCGCCGACCTGGTGTACCGGCTGCAGGGGGAATTTTATCCCGACCTCTCCCTGGCCGAATGCACCTATCATGTGGAGCGGGTCTTGCAAAAGCGGGAGGTGCAGAACGCCGTCCTGACCGGCATTCAGCTGGACCTCCTCGCCGAGAAAAAACAGCTGCTGGATCCCCTTCAACATCTGATCTTTCAGGATGAATCCCTTTACGGGGTGGACGAAATCCTGGCCACCTCGATTCTTCATATCTACGGCAGCATCGGGATGACCAACTACGGCTATATCGACCGGGTGAAGCCGGGCATCCTGGGCCGCCTCAACAACAAGGAGGACGGACAAATCCACACTTTCCTGGACGATTTGGTCGGCGCCATCGCCGCCGCGGCCGCCGCCCGCCTCTCCCACAGCCGAAAGAGGGCCCAGGACCGCCGAAGCGGAAAACCCCCGGACGATCTTACGGATTGA
- a CDS encoding MBL fold metallo-hydrolase yields MNHWEDLTEVPLPLPFPLKIIKAYVVRGSGGYTLIDAGLNCEEDWALWEQTRKEMGWRWDEVDKIVLTHYHPDHYGLAGKLQQVTGAPVLMSRTDAEQARFFWDEESDTPEVLAELYARHGLSEDWTSRIPGHLRDFRKWVEPHPEPTFIQGGETIRLGDREYQILHTPGHADGHLSFYDPERQWLIGGDFLLPKITPNISLWPGCDPNPLKSYLTTLEKMENLPVKRVFPAHGPAFDTYRERIEALKEHHRVRLDRMKSLLEGGPLPAAEICFEIFGRNLSIHNLRFALSETLAHLEYLRHRGEITLEERGKTLVYALNP; encoded by the coding sequence ATGAATCATTGGGAAGACTTGACCGAAGTACCTCTGCCCTTGCCGTTTCCTCTCAAAATCATCAAAGCGTACGTCGTACGGGGATCCGGCGGGTACACCCTGATCGATGCCGGGCTCAATTGCGAGGAGGATTGGGCCTTGTGGGAACAGACCCGTAAGGAGATGGGCTGGCGTTGGGATGAGGTGGACAAGATCGTTCTCACCCACTACCATCCCGACCATTACGGGCTGGCCGGGAAACTGCAGCAGGTGACGGGGGCGCCGGTGCTGATGTCCCGGACCGATGCGGAGCAGGCCCGCTTCTTTTGGGATGAAGAGTCCGACACCCCGGAGGTTTTGGCGGAATTGTACGCCCGGCACGGCCTGTCCGAGGATTGGACTTCCCGGATTCCGGGACATTTGCGGGACTTTCGCAAATGGGTGGAGCCCCATCCCGAACCCACCTTCATCCAGGGGGGAGAGACGATCCGCCTCGGCGATCGGGAATACCAGATCCTTCACACGCCGGGGCACGCCGACGGCCATCTGAGCTTTTATGATCCGGAACGGCAGTGGCTGATCGGGGGCGATTTCCTGCTGCCCAAAATCACCCCCAATATCAGCCTGTGGCCCGGATGTGATCCCAACCCCCTGAAGTCGTATCTGACGACCCTGGAAAAAATGGAAAACCTCCCGGTGAAGCGGGTGTTCCCCGCCCACGGACCCGCCTTCGACACCTACCGGGAACGGATCGAGGCATTGAAGGAACACCACCGGGTCCGGCTGGATCGGATGAAAAGTCTCCTGGAGGGGGGACCGCTTCCGGCGGCGGAAATCTGTTTCGAGATCTTCGGCCGCAATCTGTCGATCCACAATTTGCGCTTCGCCCTCTCGGAAACCTTGGCCCATCTGGAGTATCTGCGTCATCGCGGGGAAATAACCCTGGAGGAGCGGGGAAAAACCCTGGTTTACGCCCTCAATCCGTAA
- a CDS encoding TIGR01457 family HAD-type hydrolase, whose product MKRYRGYILDLDGTLFRGDQAIPGAQFFVGQLRKKGIPHLYLTNNSSRTPGQVAEKLRRLGFPADAEQVFTSAQAAARLLTGKGDRPRVYAIGEEGLLSALQEAGCRLVQEKADAVVVGIDRQFCYDKLKRACLEIRAGARFVGTNGDRVIPSEEGLLPGNGSLCAAVAAASGVNPVFTGKPEPLIFRYALERLGTSPEETLVVGDNLETDIRGGRDAGMDTLLVFTGVTDPGDCHSSEIRPTHALEDLRDWNFF is encoded by the coding sequence ATGAAGCGTTACAGGGGCTATATTCTCGATCTGGACGGCACCCTTTTCAGGGGCGACCAGGCGATCCCGGGAGCGCAATTTTTTGTCGGACAGCTGCGGAAGAAAGGCATCCCCCACCTGTATTTGACCAACAACTCTTCCCGAACCCCCGGGCAGGTGGCGGAAAAACTGCGCCGGCTGGGCTTTCCGGCGGACGCGGAGCAGGTGTTTACCTCCGCTCAGGCGGCGGCGCGCCTCTTGACCGGGAAGGGAGACCGGCCGAGAGTGTACGCCATCGGCGAGGAAGGCCTTCTTTCGGCCCTGCAGGAAGCGGGGTGCCGGTTGGTTCAGGAGAAGGCGGATGCCGTGGTGGTCGGGATCGACCGGCAATTTTGTTACGACAAGTTGAAGCGGGCCTGTCTGGAGATCCGGGCGGGCGCCCGCTTTGTCGGAACCAACGGCGATCGGGTCATCCCCTCGGAGGAGGGTCTGTTGCCGGGAAACGGCTCCCTGTGCGCCGCCGTCGCCGCTGCGTCGGGGGTGAATCCGGTGTTTACCGGCAAGCCGGAACCGCTGATTTTCCGCTACGCTCTGGAGCGGCTCGGCACTTCGCCGGAAGAGACGCTGGTGGTCGGTGACAACCTGGAGACGGATATCCGGGGAGGCAGGGATGCGGGCATGGACACGCTGTTGGTTTTCACCGGGGTGACCGACCCGGGGGACTGCCATTCCTCCGAGATCCGGCCGACCCATGCTTTGGAGGATCTCCGCGACTGGAACTTTTTCTGA
- a CDS encoding class I SAM-dependent methyltransferase, producing MSEWFKESFGEDYLLVYRHRTMADAEAEVDSIVEWLNLSPRDHILDLCCGTGRHSIALARRGYRVTGLDLSETLLSYAATLSKGLPVRFVHGDMRSLPFSKEMFDVVLNLFTSFGYFVEDRDNERVLAEIRRVLKPGGRFLIDFLNRSAVIRDLVPVSEREEDGVKIREERWIEGDVVCKRIFVSDVRGSRRYEERVKMYARDQMEDMMRRAGLSVQQVWGDFEGNPHSEHSRRMIIAGRRSG from the coding sequence GTGTCGGAATGGTTTAAAGAAAGCTTCGGAGAAGACTACCTGTTGGTGTATCGCCATCGGACGATGGCCGATGCGGAAGCTGAAGTCGATTCGATCGTCGAGTGGCTGAATTTGAGCCCGAGAGATCACATACTGGATTTGTGCTGCGGAACGGGACGCCACTCCATCGCCCTTGCGCGGCGGGGATACCGTGTGACCGGGTTGGATCTGTCGGAAACCCTGTTGTCCTATGCGGCAACGCTCTCGAAGGGGCTTCCCGTTCGTTTCGTCCACGGGGACATGCGCTCCCTCCCGTTCTCGAAGGAGATGTTTGATGTGGTTCTCAACCTGTTTACCTCCTTCGGGTATTTTGTGGAGGATCGGGACAATGAACGGGTTCTGGCCGAAATCCGCCGCGTGCTGAAACCCGGGGGGCGCTTTTTGATCGATTTCCTCAACCGCTCCGCGGTGATCCGGGACCTTGTGCCCGTGAGCGAGCGGGAGGAGGACGGGGTGAAGATCCGGGAAGAGCGATGGATTGAAGGGGATGTGGTTTGCAAGCGGATTTTCGTGTCCGACGTGCGGGGTTCCAGGCGGTATGAGGAACGGGTGAAGATGTATGCCCGGGATCAGATGGAGGATATGATGCGGCGGGCCGGCCTCTCCGTCCAGCAGGTGTGGGGGGATTTTGAAGGAAATCCCCACTCGGAGCACAGCCGGCGAATGATCATTGCGGGGCGCAGATCCGGATGA
- a CDS encoding helix-turn-helix transcriptional regulator: MEEITSTRKQILYLLKTEGPMTVSDLAAKLGITEMAVRRHLQTLERDNLIQSRLLRQSMGRPTNQYDLTERAEDLFPKNYHTFTLDILRDLENAEGSSAIDNLFRRRERRLTEEYRNLFEGESLEERVKTLAELQDEKGYMVRWESREDGTFVLTEFNCPISEVACCYNQACSAEINWFRSVLSADVERVECKAKGGRNCTYIIRPREAVKR; this comes from the coding sequence GTGGAGGAAATCACCTCGACTCGCAAGCAGATTTTATATTTGTTGAAGACGGAAGGTCCGATGACGGTCAGTGATCTGGCGGCCAAACTGGGCATCACCGAGATGGCCGTTCGCCGCCATCTCCAGACACTGGAGCGAGACAATCTGATCCAGTCCCGCCTGCTCAGGCAATCGATGGGCCGTCCCACGAACCAATATGATCTGACCGAACGAGCGGAAGACCTTTTCCCGAAAAATTATCATACATTCACTTTGGACATCCTGCGGGATCTGGAGAACGCGGAAGGTTCCTCGGCCATCGACAATTTGTTCCGTCGGCGGGAGAGGCGGTTGACGGAGGAGTACCGGAACCTCTTCGAGGGGGAGTCGTTGGAGGAGCGCGTCAAGACCCTGGCTGAACTGCAGGATGAAAAAGGTTACATGGTCCGGTGGGAATCGCGGGAGGACGGCACCTTTGTCCTGACCGAATTCAATTGTCCCATCTCGGAAGTGGCCTGCTGTTACAACCAGGCTTGTTCCGCCGAGATCAACTGGTTTCGCAGCGTCCTGTCCGCCGATGTGGAGCGGGTGGAGTGCAAGGCCAAAGGAGGAAGAAACTGCACCTACATCATTCGGCCGCGGGAAGCGGTGAAGAGGTAA
- a CDS encoding DUF86 domain-containing protein has protein sequence MVYDVDTDRIERQLKVLRECVAVLEETKRRRGEREGDPVLFFAASRALHLAVECMIDVGTTMIDGFIMRDPGGYLDIVDILEDERVIPKEGAERIRELVRFRDRLVRKYDELSPGEVEDHGDQSELLSSFDKWVRDYLRQELGT, from the coding sequence GTGGTGTACGATGTGGATACGGATCGGATCGAGCGGCAGTTGAAGGTGCTCCGGGAATGCGTCGCCGTGCTGGAGGAGACGAAACGCCGTCGCGGAGAGCGGGAAGGGGATCCGGTGCTCTTTTTTGCCGCGTCCCGGGCGCTCCACCTGGCCGTGGAATGCATGATCGACGTGGGGACGACGATGATCGACGGCTTCATCATGAGAGATCCCGGGGGATACCTCGACATCGTGGACATTTTGGAGGATGAGCGGGTGATACCGAAGGAGGGGGCCGAACGGATCCGGGAATTGGTGCGGTTCCGGGACCGGTTGGTTCGGAAGTACGATGAATTGTCCCCCGGCGAGGTGGAGGATCACGGGGATCAATCGGAGCTTCTCTCGTCCTTTGACAAGTGGGTCCGGGACTATCTGCGTCAGGAATTGGGCACGTGA
- a CDS encoding manganese efflux pump, with product MSLLAAMILASFAANVDNVGIGIEKTSKGERIPFQALFALFSVTAVFSSLAVQLGLWLEGKIPSQYVEWTCGILLGFVGLRVSLPGQDPSRKVALLERKWWMFAFSQSLNNLSMGLSGGFLGFHPVLFGITLGGASSFLLWTGTRIGIRLQSTHIAWMHRLGGAFLLLIAALQFLR from the coding sequence ATGTCTCTCCTCGCAGCCATGATTCTCGCTTCCTTCGCCGCCAATGTGGACAACGTCGGTATCGGAATCGAAAAAACGTCAAAGGGAGAACGGATTCCCTTTCAGGCGCTTTTCGCCCTGTTCTCCGTCACCGCTGTTTTCTCCTCCCTTGCGGTCCAACTGGGTCTTTGGCTCGAGGGAAAAATTCCTTCCCAATATGTCGAATGGACCTGCGGCATCCTGCTCGGTTTCGTCGGCCTTCGCGTTTCGCTTCCGGGGCAGGATCCCTCCCGCAAAGTCGCCCTGCTTGAACGCAAATGGTGGATGTTTGCCTTCAGCCAGTCTCTCAACAATCTTTCCATGGGACTGAGCGGAGGCTTTCTCGGCTTTCACCCGGTGCTTTTCGGGATCACGCTGGGAGGCGCGAGCAGTTTCCTGTTATGGACCGGCACCCGGATCGGGATCCGCCTGCAAAGCACCCACATCGCTTGGATGCATCGCCTGGGCGGTGCCTTTCTCCTCCTCATCGCCGCGCTTCAATTCCTCCGATAA
- a CDS encoding DUF4349 domain-containing protein, translating to MWQRIGFALLVITLLAGCSTEKASPQLPENRTVQKSLVEPLDAKNEAMGSQSSAPSSTETALKKAEEPRAAADEEVPPEQKVIYRADVQMRVSRFKQAREQLEKEARKLGGYIVNESESRDDRTLRGTIVFRIPQQRFQDFLSSLEKWAVEIPSKQIQGTDVTEEYVDLKSRLRAKQAVEKRLLELMKQAKKPEDLLNITNHLSQVQEEIERIKGRMRYLDDRIDYATVTVNLEQPVVLENPNAGLWQQILQSFVDSTAWLLNAFRRALVFLAAALPPLLILAAIGIPLWNRYRRRRASAPQPPDEN from the coding sequence ATGTGGCAAAGGATCGGATTCGCCTTATTGGTGATCACCCTGCTGGCGGGGTGTTCAACGGAAAAGGCATCCCCGCAGCTGCCCGAGAATCGGACCGTGCAAAAGAGCCTGGTAGAACCGCTGGATGCCAAGAACGAAGCGATGGGTTCCCAGTCTTCCGCTCCCTCTTCGACGGAGACGGCCCTGAAAAAGGCCGAAGAACCGCGCGCCGCGGCGGATGAGGAGGTGCCGCCGGAGCAAAAGGTGATTTACCGGGCTGATGTGCAAATGCGCGTCTCCCGCTTTAAACAGGCACGGGAACAGTTAGAGAAGGAAGCCCGGAAGCTGGGCGGCTACATCGTCAATGAGTCGGAATCGAGGGACGATCGAACCCTCCGGGGAACCATCGTGTTCCGCATTCCCCAACAGCGCTTTCAAGACTTTCTCTCCTCCCTGGAAAAGTGGGCGGTGGAAATCCCTTCGAAACAGATTCAGGGCACCGACGTCACCGAGGAGTACGTGGATCTGAAATCCCGCCTCCGGGCCAAGCAAGCCGTGGAGAAGCGGCTGCTGGAATTGATGAAACAGGCGAAGAAGCCGGAAGATCTTCTGAACATCACCAATCACTTGTCCCAGGTGCAGGAGGAGATCGAACGGATCAAGGGACGCATGCGCTATCTGGATGACCGGATCGATTATGCGACGGTCACCGTCAACCTGGAACAGCCGGTCGTGCTGGAAAACCCCAACGCGGGGCTATGGCAACAAATCCTCCAATCCTTTGTCGATTCCACCGCCTGGCTGCTGAACGCCTTCCGGAGAGCGCTGGTTTTCCTGGCCGCCGCCCTTCCCCCGCTTCTGATCCTGGCGGCGATCGGCATCCCCCTGTGGAATCGATATCGCCGCCGCAGAGCTTCCGCGCCGCAACCTCCGGATGAAAACTAA
- a CDS encoding spore coat protein yields the protein MQWQSQDPSSPYHPQGTPSGGQQQQTGLPRVKGPEMNDRDRINDVMATEKYLTTAYNIAVNEASTEQLYRTQMNLLNELHQCQRDLFNLMHRKGWYKLDQAQAQDVYQTAQQFSNYQTQFPYS from the coding sequence ATGCAATGGCAGTCCCAAGATCCCTCCTCTCCCTACCATCCGCAGGGAACACCTTCTGGGGGGCAGCAGCAGCAGACCGGCCTCCCCCGAGTAAAGGGGCCGGAAATGAACGACCGGGACCGGATCAATGATGTGATGGCGACGGAAAAATACCTGACCACCGCGTACAACATCGCCGTCAACGAGGCGAGCACCGAACAGCTCTACCGGACCCAGATGAACCTTCTGAACGAACTGCATCAATGTCAACGGGATTTGTTCAACCTGATGCACCGGAAGGGCTGGTACAAACTCGATCAAGCCCAGGCACAGGACGTCTACCAAACCGCCCAGCAATTTTCCAACTACCAAACCCAGTTTCCCTATTCGTGA
- a CDS encoding LysE/ArgO family amino acid transporter: MLLAFVHGLVLALGLILPLGVQNVFIFNQGAIQPRLVRAMPAVLTATFCDAMLILLAVTGVSLVVLTVNWLRYALLGIGVLFLLYMGWVTWRSGGDSPEERQTGSAISPREQVMFAGSVSLLNPHAIMDTVGVIGASSLQYAGAEKMGFTVACILVSFLWFVFLAVAGRVLKKMKPGFIPVLNKLSAFFIWASAVYMTVLLLGDGLP, translated from the coding sequence TTGCTGCTGGCTTTTGTTCACGGACTGGTGTTGGCGTTGGGCCTCATTTTGCCGCTGGGCGTGCAAAATGTGTTCATTTTCAACCAGGGGGCGATCCAACCCCGCCTGGTGCGCGCAATGCCCGCCGTCTTGACGGCCACATTCTGCGACGCGATGCTCATCCTGCTCGCGGTGACGGGGGTATCCCTGGTGGTGCTGACGGTGAACTGGCTCCGCTACGCCCTGCTGGGCATCGGAGTGCTCTTTCTTTTGTACATGGGCTGGGTCACCTGGCGGAGCGGGGGAGATTCCCCGGAAGAGCGGCAGACGGGGTCGGCCATTTCCCCGAGGGAACAGGTGATGTTCGCAGGTTCGGTTTCTCTGCTCAACCCGCACGCCATCATGGATACGGTGGGGGTGATCGGAGCCAGTTCCCTGCAATATGCGGGCGCCGAGAAAATGGGCTTCACTGTCGCCTGCATCCTGGTCTCCTTTTTGTGGTTTGTCTTTTTGGCCGTCGCCGGGCGGGTGTTGAAAAAAATGAAACCGGGATTCATCCCGGTGTTGAACAAGCTGTCGGCCTTCTTTATCTGGGCGAGTGCGGTTTATATGACGGTTCTGTTGTTGGGTGACGGCTTGCCGTAG
- a CDS encoding MerR family transcriptional regulator produces MEKKHITTREAAERLRVHARTIRKWIDVFEDYIHPEVNDRGHYIFSEEGFRRLAEIQTRLQKPNKSMRQVRQELIQEGKLEQPPAEGPEFLDDIDPDTKVAPFMSAEKAYRYMMDTVNAINDTLEELSGRMQRMEDQVINLYGALEKLENRMTTKNALYAPAKDVQSMFDEIRKMHEQLKAELRNVSFSQRLAAATESQFVPRKERKPRAARFFGIF; encoded by the coding sequence ATGGAAAAAAAGCACATCACCACCCGGGAGGCCGCGGAACGGCTGCGGGTTCACGCTCGGACCATCCGCAAATGGATTGATGTGTTTGAGGATTACATTCATCCCGAGGTGAACGACCGCGGTCATTACATCTTCTCCGAAGAAGGGTTCCGCCGGCTGGCCGAAATTCAAACCCGCCTGCAAAAACCGAACAAATCGATGCGCCAGGTTCGCCAGGAACTCATCCAGGAGGGAAAACTGGAACAACCGCCCGCGGAGGGCCCGGAATTCCTGGATGACATCGACCCGGACACCAAGGTGGCCCCCTTTATGAGCGCCGAAAAGGCGTACAGGTACATGATGGACACGGTAAACGCCATCAATGACACGCTGGAGGAATTGTCGGGCCGGATGCAGCGGATGGAAGACCAGGTGATCAATCTGTACGGAGCCTTGGAAAAATTGGAAAACAGAATGACCACCAAAAACGCCCTGTACGCTCCGGCCAAGGACGTGCAGAGCATGTTCGACGAGATCCGCAAAATGCATGAACAACTGAAGGCGGAATTGCGCAACGTCTCCTTCTCCCAGCGTTTGGCGGCGGCGACGGAGAGCCAATTCGTCCCCCGAAAAGAGCGAAAACCGAGGGCAGCTCGGTTTTTCGGAATATTTTAA
- a CDS encoding DUF3055 domain-containing protein: MSEPMYLYDEVEDTQTRYVSFVDDTSRFDLALITTERFFGKTLVLNLQSNRYAIIGQDDLEEPGYLEQVYGISPEEAERLKKFLLSVV, encoded by the coding sequence ATGTCAGAACCGATGTATCTGTATGACGAGGTGGAGGACACCCAGACCCGTTATGTGAGCTTTGTCGACGATACCTCCCGTTTCGACCTGGCCCTCATCACCACGGAACGCTTTTTCGGAAAAACCCTGGTGCTCAATCTCCAATCCAACCGTTATGCCATCATCGGCCAAGACGACCTGGAGGAGCCGGGGTATTTGGAGCAGGTGTACGGCATCAGCCCGGAAGAGGCGGAACGGTTGAAAAAATTCCTTCTCAGCGTGGTTTGA
- a CDS encoding YutD family protein has product MNIIHIQGKTYELLTNHNDAWNAEAFRKRYSDILKKYDYIVGDWGYGQLRLKGFFSDRHPKATRDNKIGYLQEYLNEYCNFGCAYFVLKQIPSKKEAQVRKKSRKSGI; this is encoded by the coding sequence ATGAATATCATCCATATTCAGGGAAAAACATACGAGCTGTTGACCAATCACAATGACGCCTGGAACGCCGAGGCCTTCCGAAAGCGGTACAGTGACATCCTTAAAAAGTATGACTACATCGTGGGGGATTGGGGTTACGGTCAACTTCGGCTGAAGGGTTTTTTTTCCGACCGTCATCCCAAGGCCACCCGGGATAACAAAATCGGTTATCTGCAGGAGTATCTGAATGAGTATTGCAATTTCGGCTGCGCTTACTTCGTCCTGAAGCAAATTCCCTCCAAGAAGGAGGCGCAGGTCCGAAAAAAAAGCCGCAAGAGCGGCATCTGA
- a CDS encoding YhcN/YlaJ family sporulation lipoprotein, protein MKQRVLALVSCFFISLAAACAPAGQRPEADTDQTLFRDRTDETPGAYDYVNREAPRGIRMGTQNPVGYIRYQKDNNQRGGRAPNIYVDRNNLARQIAYLVTNQRGIKDATVLVTDDHVFVGINGNQGKKLDYQTLRRIRQTALSVTPRYYRVHVVNENALLRRMNEVGTGRARNDLQRLLRDLGDTTPPGVGTPGIIRRPGKPPVLD, encoded by the coding sequence ATGAAGCAACGGGTTTTGGCTCTGGTTTCCTGTTTTTTCATTTCTCTGGCGGCCGCCTGCGCTCCCGCCGGTCAACGGCCCGAGGCGGACACCGACCAAACCTTGTTCAGGGACCGAACCGATGAGACCCCCGGCGCCTACGATTACGTGAACAGGGAAGCGCCCCGCGGAATCCGAATGGGCACCCAAAACCCGGTCGGTTACATCCGTTACCAAAAGGACAACAACCAACGCGGCGGACGGGCGCCCAACATCTACGTGGACCGGAACAACTTGGCCCGGCAAATCGCTTATCTGGTGACCAACCAGCGGGGGATCAAAGATGCCACCGTGCTGGTCACCGATGACCACGTGTTTGTAGGAATCAACGGGAATCAAGGGAAAAAATTGGATTACCAGACCCTGCGCCGGATCCGACAAACCGCTCTCAGCGTCACCCCGCGGTATTACCGGGTGCACGTCGTCAATGAAAACGCCCTGCTTCGCCGGATGAACGAGGTGGGAACGGGCCGCGCCCGCAATGATCTGCAACGGCTGCTCCGCGACCTGGGGGACACGACACCGCCCGGCGTGGGAACGCCCGGCATCATCCGACGCCCCGGTAAACCGCCGGTGCTCGATTGA
- the lipA gene encoding lipoyl synthase — MKYERKPEWLKVRLTTNENFHEIKRMMRSKTLHTVCEEARCPNIYECWGVNRTATFMILGDICTRACRFCAVKTGLPTELDWQEPERVAETVEKMGLKHAVVTSVARDDLKDGGAAIFAATIRAIRKRNPLTSVEVLIPDFQGNWDALKTVMDERPDILNHNVETVRRLSDRVRAKAKYDRSLELLRRAKEMQPDIPTKSSIMVGVGEEWAEILETMDDLRANRVDILTIGQYLQPTKKHLRIERYYTPEEFARLKEEGLKRGFSHVESGPLVRSSYHAHEQVKSAQRALS; from the coding sequence ATGAAATATGAACGGAAACCCGAGTGGCTCAAGGTCCGGTTGACCACCAATGAAAACTTTCATGAAATAAAGAGGATGATGCGGAGCAAGACATTGCACACCGTCTGTGAGGAAGCCCGTTGTCCCAACATCTATGAATGCTGGGGGGTTAACCGGACGGCCACCTTCATGATTCTGGGAGATATCTGCACCCGGGCATGCCGGTTTTGTGCCGTCAAAACGGGCTTGCCGACGGAGCTGGACTGGCAGGAGCCGGAACGGGTCGCTGAAACGGTGGAAAAGATGGGGCTGAAGCATGCGGTGGTGACTTCGGTCGCCCGGGATGATCTGAAGGACGGGGGAGCCGCCATCTTCGCCGCGACGATCCGGGCGATTCGGAAGCGCAATCCGCTGACCAGCGTGGAGGTGCTGATCCCCGACTTCCAGGGCAATTGGGATGCCCTGAAGACGGTAATGGATGAGCGGCCGGACATTTTGAATCACAATGTGGAAACCGTCCGGCGGCTGTCCGACAGGGTGCGCGCCAAGGCGAAGTATGACCGGTCCCTGGAGCTTCTCCGCCGGGCCAAGGAGATGCAGCCGGACATTCCGACCAAATCGAGCATCATGGTGGGCGTCGGCGAGGAGTGGGCCGAGATTTTGGAGACGATGGACGATCTGCGGGCCAACCGGGTGGATATTTTGACGATCGGTCAATACCTGCAGCCGACCAAGAAACATTTGCGCATCGAGCGGTACTACACCCCCGAAGAATTTGCCCGGCTGAAGGAGGAGGGGCTGAAGCGGGGCTTCTCCCACGTGGAGTCGGGTCCGCTGGTACGCAGTTCGTATCACGCCCATGAGCAGGTGAAGTCGGCACAAAGGGCCCTTTCATGA
- a CDS encoding M23 family metallopeptidase, producing MLTIWITLCIVLIVFHIPAKAAPSNPEKERLLLYQGMEAVTGIPWPYLAAVDQYERNLRRLNKDRPEEKGLIAIHILPHRWSGPFNPDPDDRVPASIRFFGGMGRDADGDGKADPENDMDVLYSFARYLAEFGRTRDDIRIGLWKYYRHPVAVDIITHMARIYETMGKLDLKENHFPIPLHYNYTYRSTWGDRRGWGGLRIHEGTDIFADYGTPVLSTCYGYVELMGWNRYGGWRIGIRDLYNNYHYYGHLNGFNKEIKQGDVVKPGTVLGYVGSSGYGPPGTAGKFPPHLHFGLYTFNGSTTYSVDPYPRLRAWERETRKQLKKQQNQKHKARTGWLPVPTQAVPR from the coding sequence ATGCTCACAATCTGGATCACACTTTGCATCGTCCTTATCGTCTTCCATATCCCTGCGAAGGCCGCCCCGTCCAACCCCGAAAAGGAACGGCTCCTTCTTTATCAGGGGATGGAGGCCGTCACGGGCATTCCATGGCCTTACCTCGCGGCGGTGGACCAATACGAACGAAACCTGAGGAGGCTCAACAAAGACCGGCCCGAGGAAAAGGGGCTGATCGCCATCCATATCCTTCCCCACCGATGGTCGGGTCCCTTCAACCCCGATCCGGATGACCGGGTTCCCGCATCGATCCGTTTCTTCGGAGGGATGGGACGGGACGCCGACGGGGACGGGAAGGCCGATCCGGAAAACGACATGGACGTCCTCTACTCCTTCGCCCGATATCTCGCCGAATTCGGCCGCACCCGGGATGACATCCGCATCGGGCTGTGGAAATATTATCGGCATCCGGTGGCGGTGGACATCATCACCCACATGGCCCGCATCTATGAAACCATGGGCAAGCTGGATCTGAAGGAAAACCACTTCCCGATTCCGCTGCACTACAATTACACTTACCGCAGCACCTGGGGAGACCGACGGGGCTGGGGAGGGCTGCGCATCCACGAAGGCACCGACATCTTCGCGGATTACGGCACACCGGTCCTCTCCACTTGTTACGGTTATGTGGAGTTGATGGGCTGGAACCGCTACGGAGGATGGCGGATCGGCATTCGGGATCTGTACAACAACTACCATTACTACGGCCATCTGAACGGTTTCAACAAGGAGATCAAACAGGGGGACGTGGTGAAACCCGGAACCGTCCTCGGCTATGTGGGCTCCTCGGGGTACGGCCCTCCCGGAACCGCCGGGAAGTTTCCGCCGCACCTCCATTTCGGCCTCTACACCTTCAACGGAAGCACCACCTATTCCGTCGATCCGTACCCCAGACTGCGCGCCTGGGAACGGGAGACCCGCAAACAGCTCAAGAAGCAGCAGAACCAAAAGCATAAGGCCCGCACCGGGTGGTTGCCGGTTCCCACCCAGGCCGTCCCCCGGTGA